A single Penaeus vannamei isolate JL-2024 chromosome 22, ASM4276789v1, whole genome shotgun sequence DNA region contains:
- the LOC138865710 gene encoding U1 small nuclear ribonucleoprotein 70 kDa-like — protein MTGVTIYWKQPNLLLRVHVRGGEQSNGFRAIDSRRDNSIANPMSSFEVDRDLQRLHANTRSHMFSPPLQGPRGGLPGEATRDKHSTEAAAAKGGSGEEVSAPGTLISLDRVLKSYCERRGVMGSSLVPVNMAVSAHSCLSSAARRRRSGTRERERERERERERERKKERERERERERERKKTRLGDRSLLSIRFFVITTAHGAKINAGKERERERERERERERERERERERKRERKKERKKERKKERKKER, from the exons atgaccggggttaCCATCTACTGGaagcag CCTAATTTACTCCTCCGAGTGCATGTTCGGGGCGGCGAGCAAAGCAATGGATTCCGGGCCATCGATTCCCGCCGAGATAATTCCATTGCCAATCCAATGTCATCG TTCGAGGTGGATCGTGACCTCCAAAGACTTCATGCAAACACCCGAAGCCACATGTTCTCGCCGCCGCTTCAGGGTCCAAGGGGCGGTCTGCCAGGCGAGGCGACGCGAGACAAACACTcgacggaggcggcggcggcgaagggcgg CTCGGGGGAAGAAGTGTCTGCTCCTGGCACTTTGATCTCTCTCGACCGTGTCCTTAAGAGCTATTGTGAAAGGAGAGGCGTCATGGGGTCTTCCTTGGTCCCTGTGAACATGGCCGTCTCAGCGCACTCATGCTTAAGctcg gctgcaagaagaagaagaagtggcacgagagagagagagagagagagagagagagagagagagagagagagaaagaaagaaagagagagagagagagagagagagagagagagaaagaaaacacggcTCGGTGATCGTTCACTTCTTTCTATACGCTTCTTTGTTATCACCACTGCGCATGGAGCCAAAATCAACGCTGGCAAA gagagagagagagagagagagagagagagagagagagagagagagagagagagagagagagagagaaagagagagagaaagaaagaaagaaagaaagaaagaaagaaagaaagaaagaaagaaagatag